A genomic segment from Parachlamydiales bacterium encodes:
- a CDS encoding Hsp70 family protein, which translates to MTYVIGIDLGTTNSTLAYIIPEEENHEIHQFLIPQLTSAGTITEEPSLPSFIYFPLEEELEKGAAILPWDKKREYCIGIYARDRGGEAPNRLIHSAKSWLCHQSIDRKVKNLPYSTQASEAPRMSPLEACTAFLSYLKESWDFKMGKKAPFEQQEIFVTVPASFDPGARQLVQEAATLAGYPSSVILLEEPLAAFYSWLQRHAQDWRNHLKIGDTVLVVDIGGGTTDFSTIAVREDEGNLTLERKAVGSHLLLGGDNIDLSLAYMAKDKLEEKGQHIDDWQLSSLVHSCRREKEKVFSDPSLKHIEVAIVGRGSKLIGGTLKAKIAREEVLTILQQGFFPLVKASEQAIADQRIGLRQTGLPFAQDARITCQLAKFLSMTGEGTNGETTDFIVPTAVLFNGGTMKSDTFRQTLLDQINAWAQELGQPSAKELPAADLDHAVSSGAASYGLARKGKAVRVRAGTSRSYFIGIEDTAPAVPGRAPRIRALCVVPYGMEEGTEKSVEGQEFSLLLGEKATFRFFSHGTIKLSNGDTPDVGTIIPDWQKELSELSPIEMTLDKGILDGKMINVRLHTRVTELGVLELWCEAADGRRWKLEFNVRS; encoded by the coding sequence ATGACCTACGTGATCGGCATCGATTTGGGGACCACCAATAGCACTTTAGCTTATATCATACCGGAAGAGGAAAACCATGAAATTCATCAGTTTCTAATTCCACAGTTGACTTCTGCAGGAACAATCACTGAGGAACCCTCCCTGCCGTCTTTCATCTATTTTCCTTTAGAAGAGGAATTGGAAAAAGGAGCAGCCATCCTTCCTTGGGATAAAAAACGTGAATACTGTATCGGCATTTATGCCCGCGATAGGGGAGGAGAAGCTCCTAACCGCTTGATCCATTCCGCTAAATCCTGGCTATGCCATCAAAGCATCGACAGAAAAGTGAAAAACCTCCCTTATTCGACTCAAGCAAGTGAAGCGCCACGCATGAGTCCGCTAGAAGCATGCACAGCATTTTTATCTTACCTGAAAGAATCTTGGGACTTCAAAATGGGTAAAAAAGCCCCCTTTGAACAGCAAGAAATCTTTGTCACGGTTCCTGCCTCCTTTGATCCAGGCGCACGTCAGCTCGTGCAAGAAGCCGCTACACTTGCAGGGTACCCTTCTTCAGTCATTCTCTTAGAAGAACCCCTTGCAGCATTTTATTCTTGGCTGCAACGCCATGCACAAGATTGGCGCAACCACCTTAAAATTGGAGACACCGTTCTTGTCGTAGATATCGGCGGCGGAACTACAGACTTCAGCACGATCGCAGTTAGAGAAGATGAGGGGAACCTTACACTCGAACGTAAAGCCGTAGGCTCCCACCTTCTCCTCGGTGGAGATAATATCGACCTTTCCCTGGCCTATATGGCCAAAGATAAATTGGAAGAAAAAGGACAACATATCGACGACTGGCAACTGAGCAGTCTCGTCCATTCCTGCCGCAGGGAAAAAGAGAAAGTCTTTAGCGACCCCTCCCTTAAGCACATTGAAGTGGCTATAGTGGGACGTGGAAGCAAATTGATCGGCGGTACACTTAAAGCGAAAATTGCTCGTGAAGAAGTTCTAACCATACTGCAGCAAGGATTTTTCCCTCTCGTTAAAGCAAGCGAACAAGCCATTGCCGATCAGCGCATCGGCCTAAGGCAAACAGGCCTTCCCTTTGCACAAGATGCGCGGATCACATGCCAGCTCGCAAAATTCCTTTCCATGACAGGCGAAGGAACAAATGGCGAAACAACCGACTTCATCGTTCCTACAGCAGTCCTATTCAATGGCGGTACCATGAAAAGCGATACATTCCGCCAAACTCTGCTCGACCAGATCAATGCCTGGGCTCAGGAGTTAGGACAGCCCTCAGCAAAAGAACTTCCCGCTGCCGACCTAGACCATGCTGTAAGCAGCGGAGCAGCCAGCTATGGGCTAGCGCGCAAAGGCAAAGCCGTGCGCGTACGTGCCGGCACCTCGCGCAGCTACTTCATCGGCATAGAAGATACAGCCCCTGCTGTACCGGGACGCGCGCCTAGGATTAGGGCGCTTTGCGTCGTTCCCTATGGTATGGAAGAGGGGACGGAAAAATCCGTCGAAGGACAGGAGTTTTCACTGCTGCTGGGTGAAAAGGCAACCTTTAGGTTTTTCAGCCACGGCACCATCAAACTGTCCAATGGAGATACTCCTGACGTAGGAACTATCATTCCGGATTGGCAAAAAGAATTATCTGAATTGTCGCCTATTGAGATGACGCTGGATAAAGGCATTCTTGATGGTAAAATGATCAATGTGCGATTGCATACACGTGTGACAGAGCTAGGCGTGTTGGAGCTGTGGTGCGAGGCTGCCGATGGCCGCCGCTGGAAGCTAGAATTCAATGTGAGGTCTTGA
- a CDS encoding DUF2760 domain-containing protein, giving the protein MGLMLAFKAFMKALRQPKEAETFLKDSQPVLPLKKEDTADKNHLRLLSFLQRDGRLLDFFQEDISGFDDAQVGAAAREVHRACKESLDELISVAPVTDDREGAEVRLPKGYDATKYKVVGKVVGDPPYVGILVHRGWQARKHQLPKSTSTEGIEILCPAEIELR; this is encoded by the coding sequence ATGGGACTCATGCTCGCATTTAAAGCTTTTATGAAAGCTCTCCGCCAACCTAAAGAAGCGGAAACATTTCTAAAAGATTCACAACCCGTCCTTCCCCTAAAAAAAGAGGATACTGCAGACAAAAACCATTTACGTTTGCTGTCATTTCTTCAACGAGATGGAAGATTATTAGACTTTTTCCAAGAGGATATCAGCGGATTTGATGATGCCCAAGTTGGAGCCGCCGCACGTGAAGTCCATCGTGCCTGCAAAGAAAGTTTAGATGAACTCATCTCCGTTGCTCCTGTCACCGATGATAGGGAAGGAGCCGAAGTAAGGCTGCCTAAAGGGTATGATGCAACGAAATATAAAGTAGTTGGAAAAGTTGTGGGAGACCCCCCCTATGTCGGTATCCTTGTACATAGAGGATGGCAGGCGCGTAAACATCAACTGCCAAAATCCACCTCGACAGAAGGGATAGAAATCCTCTGTCCCGCAGAAATAGAATTAAGGTAA
- a CDS encoding M24 family metallopeptidase: MADIVPFIERRAQATDILAQECEGWLAYDFRRSNSLACYALGIDPGALLTRRFFYWVPVQGDPVKIVHGIEPGVLDHLPGESITYRTWQELDVALKNALEGVRTVAMEYSPRNAIPYLSKVDAGTVDWVRSLGIDVVSSGNFIQYLTSVLTQEQIRAHLTAEEAAVHIMREAWQWIKHALQEDKLITDWAVQKYILDQIAQRGLITEVSPLCALNANTADPHFMAVEDTARFIRKGDFIMIDLGCKVPGDAGVYADITHVGIAAKNALPIHHEVFKTVKAARDAACTFVQERFERAKPLTGAEVDRCTRTVIEEAGYGEYFIHRTGHNIGYHEHGDGAHLDSYETEDNRQLLPGTCFSIEPGIYLPGDFGVRLEHDVLVLPDGEVRMTGGMQHELHYLLAD; encoded by the coding sequence ATGGCGGATATTGTTCCTTTCATCGAGCGGAGAGCACAGGCAACCGATATCCTTGCACAGGAGTGTGAGGGGTGGCTTGCTTATGATTTCCGCCGCAGCAATTCCCTAGCCTGCTATGCTCTGGGAATAGATCCCGGTGCCTTATTAACGCGCCGTTTTTTCTATTGGGTACCCGTTCAGGGCGATCCTGTCAAAATTGTACACGGCATTGAACCAGGCGTGTTGGATCACCTTCCCGGCGAAAGTATTACCTATAGGACATGGCAGGAATTAGATGTAGCCCTAAAAAATGCTCTTGAAGGTGTGCGCACTGTTGCAATGGAGTATTCCCCCCGCAATGCCATTCCTTATTTATCAAAAGTCGATGCAGGCACAGTCGATTGGGTACGTTCACTGGGGATTGATGTCGTATCATCCGGGAATTTTATTCAATATCTTACCAGCGTACTCACCCAAGAACAGATCAGAGCACATTTAACTGCTGAAGAAGCAGCTGTACACATCATGCGTGAGGCTTGGCAGTGGATTAAGCATGCATTGCAAGAAGACAAACTCATTACAGATTGGGCAGTGCAAAAATACATTCTAGATCAAATTGCACAACGCGGCCTAATCACAGAAGTCTCACCTCTTTGCGCACTGAACGCCAATACTGCCGACCCGCATTTCATGGCCGTGGAAGACACGGCCCGATTTATTCGGAAAGGGGATTTCATTATGATCGACTTGGGCTGCAAAGTCCCTGGAGACGCCGGAGTTTATGCAGATATCACCCATGTTGGCATAGCAGCAAAAAATGCTTTACCTATTCATCATGAGGTTTTTAAAACCGTTAAAGCAGCGCGAGATGCAGCCTGTACATTTGTACAGGAACGTTTCGAACGTGCAAAACCCCTGACAGGAGCTGAAGTCGACCGCTGCACGCGCACCGTGATCGAAGAAGCAGGCTATGGAGAATACTTCATCCATCGTACAGGCCATAACATCGGTTATCACGAGCATGGAGATGGGGCCCATTTGGATAGTTATGAAACAGAAGACAACCGTCAATTATTGCCGGGCACATGTTTTTCCATCGAACCGGGCATCTATCTTCCCGGCGATTTTGGCGTTAGGTTGGAACATGATGTTCTTGTCCTTCCTGATGGCGAAGTGAGAATGACCGGCGGAATGCAGCACGAACTGCATTATCTTTTAGCAGATTAA
- a CDS encoding Npt1/Npt2 family nucleotide transporter has product MLVTSMIMALVTLLTTAFTLLRNARSALAVADIGGTASLIPYYELAALPASILLSWCLASFLKKRSLPVVFYYTLAAFVLFLSGYIVFFYPFWKTHAAYWLASSSFLSHISFYLSVGSFFVVTELWKVALISILLWGFINNYMTLSYAKNTYAPLMLGTSLGGFLAGPLVELSTQWGPEVLHSIAIDAWHATLLFEMGIIACTSCIGGGLFFVLIRKMSVSSHPNFEKERIDLVKSFQATVGNPILSSLSFIVLTDYITYTLFEVLFLDTLKSSYPQPIDFNGIMGSLNQWAGALTAFAAIIVGPWAMRRCSWKTVALVTPVSVIALAGPYMLLVMMGLGHIELALILSCTCYCVCRATKYALLDSSKELAYLALNSTLRMQGKLIIEGIASRGGRALASLTTIGLITFSGGIAASATPLFVTFLSTAYLWTKMTLKMGDVLDSALVEETNN; this is encoded by the coding sequence ATGTTAGTTACATCTATGATCATGGCATTGGTAACTTTGCTTACCACTGCTTTTACATTATTAAGAAATGCACGCAGTGCTTTGGCTGTCGCGGATATCGGTGGTACTGCCTCCCTTATTCCTTATTATGAGTTGGCAGCTTTACCTGCTTCCATCTTACTTTCATGGTGCCTTGCTTCCTTCCTAAAGAAACGTTCCCTACCGGTAGTATTCTATTACACTTTGGCTGCTTTTGTCCTTTTCCTTTCAGGCTACATTGTTTTTTTCTATCCTTTTTGGAAAACACACGCCGCCTATTGGCTTGCCTCTTCTTCTTTTCTATCCCACATATCCTTTTATCTTTCGGTCGGTTCTTTCTTTGTCGTAACGGAACTGTGGAAAGTCGCGCTCATCAGCATTCTGCTGTGGGGATTCATCAATAATTATATGACGCTCAGCTACGCTAAAAATACCTACGCCCCTTTGATGCTTGGAACCAGCTTAGGTGGATTTCTAGCCGGTCCCTTAGTTGAACTTTCCACTCAGTGGGGACCTGAGGTACTTCATTCCATTGCTATCGACGCTTGGCATGCGACCCTTCTTTTTGAAATGGGGATTATCGCTTGTACAAGCTGTATTGGAGGTGGTTTATTTTTTGTGTTGATAAGAAAAATGTCCGTCAGTTCACATCCTAATTTCGAAAAGGAGAGGATAGACCTTGTCAAAAGCTTCCAAGCGACAGTAGGAAATCCTATCCTATCCTCCCTTTCTTTCATCGTCCTCACCGATTACATCACCTATACACTGTTCGAAGTTCTCTTCTTGGACACACTAAAAAGCAGTTATCCCCAACCCATAGATTTCAACGGAATCATGGGTTCCCTTAACCAGTGGGCAGGAGCGCTCACTGCCTTTGCGGCTATCATCGTAGGTCCTTGGGCTATGCGTAGATGCTCTTGGAAAACGGTCGCGCTTGTTACACCCGTCTCTGTCATTGCTTTGGCAGGTCCCTACATGCTATTGGTCATGATGGGCTTAGGACATATCGAATTAGCACTCATACTAAGCTGCACGTGCTACTGTGTCTGCAGAGCAACCAAATACGCTCTGCTTGACAGTTCCAAGGAACTTGCTTATCTAGCCCTTAATTCGACCCTGCGGATGCAAGGGAAATTAATTATAGAGGGTATTGCAAGCAGAGGAGGCAGGGCTCTTGCCTCATTAACGACGATAGGCCTCATCACATTCAGCGGAGGGATCGCTGCTTCTGCAACACCGCTTTTTGTAACTTTTTTATCGACTGCATATTTATGGACAAAAATGACTTTAAAAATGGGGGATGTTCTTGACTCTGCTTTAGTAGAAGAAACAAATAACTAA